In Epinephelus lanceolatus isolate andai-2023 chromosome 16, ASM4190304v1, whole genome shotgun sequence, one DNA window encodes the following:
- the gngt1 gene encoding guanine nucleotide-binding protein G(T) subunit gamma-T1, which translates to MPVINVDDLTDKDKAVMEVNQLKIEVKLERWLTSKCCEEIKEYIQAGVEEDILVKGIAEEKNPFKEKGGCVIC; encoded by the exons ATGCCGGTCATCAATGTAGACGACCTGACAGACAAGGACAAGGCTGTAATGGAAGTAAACCAACTCAAAATTGAAGTTAAACTGGAGAGGTGGTTG ACATCGAAATGCTGTGAGGAAATTAAGGAGTACATCCAGGCTGGAGTGGAGGAGGACATCCTCGTCAAAGGCATTGCAGAGGAGAAAAACCCCTTCAAGGAGAAAGGTGGCTGTGTCATCTGCTAG